In Spinacia oleracea cultivar Varoflay chromosome 5, BTI_SOV_V1, whole genome shotgun sequence, a single window of DNA contains:
- the LOC110800568 gene encoding uncharacterized protein: MTKPDFDWETMKEALRAKFYPPYLKKQKCLEFTNLRMGTMTVNEYYTKFIELMRFAPEIVPTEAIKAQRFEQGLTLTLQGKLGGVNFESLDDVYGRAPHLYGIKGRELDGNSSEKRKGNGNFQWNEKKPKLDGDFNHGKKEGNFNQTREENRNITQKWKGNYENGSNGNEDKPKRNYFCKKCGNNHPGMDCEGNLVTCYFCKKQGHREFECYKKAFGESTYNLG, from the coding sequence ATGACCAAACCTGATTTTGATTgggaaaccatgaaagaagccTTAAGAGCTAAGTTTTACCCTCCCTATCTAAAGAAGCAGAAATGCCTAGAATttacaaaccttagaatgggcACCATGACTGTGAATGAGTATTACACCAAGTTCATAGAGCTAatgaggtttgcacctgaaataGTCCCAACTGAAGCCATAaaagctcaaaggtttgagcaagggttaacTTTGACTTTGCAAGGGAAGCTTGGGGGAGTTAACTTTGAATCCTTAGATGATGTTTATGGTCGTGCACCTCACCTATATGGGATTAAAGGAAGAGAGCTTGATGGAAATTCTAGTGAAAAGAGGAAGGGAAATGGAAACTTCCAATGGAATGAGAAGAAACCTAAGCTGGATGGGGATTTTAACCATGGAAAGAAGGAAGGGAATTTTAACCAAACTAGAGAAGAGAATCGCAATATCACCCAAAAATGGAAGGGAAATTATGAAAATGGAAGTAACGGGAACGAGGATAAGCCTAAAAGGAACTACTTTTGCAAAAAGTGTGGGAATAACCATCCAGGAATGGATTGTGAGGGAAACCTAGTTACTTGTTATTTCTGTAAGAAGCAAGGGCATCGTGAGTTTGAATGCTACAAGAAAGCATTTGGGGAATCAACATATAACCTAGGCTAA